One window of Watersipora subatra chromosome 3, tzWatSuba1.1, whole genome shotgun sequence genomic DNA carries:
- the LOC137389616 gene encoding uncharacterized protein — MPKFNPPNEFDFDPANWTEWFARWNRYHAVAKLNENEKQLQIDSFLYCLVSKSEGIFNGLSLSADEAKSYKKVPEAFQKYFTPRKCIIYERAKFFRRDQQPGETVEQYIRALNDIADRCEFSNRSEQMQDRIVVGILDTDCSREMQKMHMDQLTEGVAINMARQSEKVDKHMKDLAGHGRAAANKSDTVDAVSKVQSSSRPKSRSNHLASSNISKQSNNTPCGRCGYLTHTRGTCSVKDVSCKSCGKVGHYAKVCRSKSEPNISQVEEEEHIFLGAITDTSVGVWTKTISVDKLDALVQFKLDTGADVSTLPSTLCVHVALEKTKKQFVGSGNIKISVGVLPCFVAVLTTRRQGYLQSDRRDDHLSM; from the coding sequence ATGCCAAAATTTAATCCTCCGAATGAGTTTGACTTTGACCCGGCAAACTGGACAGAATGGTTTGCTCGTTGGAACCGCTATCATGCAGTAGCGAAGCTCAATGAAAATGAAAAGCAGTTACAGATAGACAGTTTCTTATACTGCCTAGTGAGTAAGAGTGAAGGCATATTTAATGGCCTAAGTCTGTCTGCTGATGAAGCAAAAAGCTACAAAAAAGTTCCTGAAGcttttcagaaatattttaccCCACGTAAATGCATTATTTATGAAAGGGCTAAGTTCTTCAGACGCGATCAACAGCCAGGAGAGACAGTTGAGCAATATATCCGAGCCCTTAATGATATTGCAGACAGGTGTGAGTTTTCAAACAGGTCTGAGCAAATGCAAGACCGTATAGTAGTTGGCATCCTCGACACTGACTGCAGCCGTGAAATGCAAAAGATGCATATGGACCAGCTAACAGAAGGAGTTGCAATTAACATGGCTCGACAATCAGAAAAGGTGGACAAACACATGAAAGACTTAGCTGGGCATGGTAGAGCTGCGGCAAACAAATCTGACACGGTTGACGCCGTCTCAAAAGTTCAAAGCAGCAGCAGACCCAAATCTAGGAGCAACCACCTAGCGAGTAGTAACATCAGCAAGCAGAGTAATAACACTCCATGCGGCAGATGTGGATATTTGACGCATACAAGAGGAACATGCTCTGTCAAAGATGTTAGCTGTAAATCTTGTGGAAAGGTCGGTCACTATGCTAAAGTGTGTAGATCTAAATCTGAACCCAACATCAGCCAAGTAGAAGAGGAAGAACACATATTCCTTGGTGCAATAACTGACACCAGTGTGGGCGTGTGGACAAAAACCATCTCTGTCGACAAGCTCGATGCGCTCGTTCAGTTCAAGTTGGACACTGGCGCAGACGTCTCCACACTACCTAGTACACTCTGTGTACATGTAGCCCTTGAAAAAACAAAGAAACAGTTTGTAGGCTCGGGTAACATTAAGATATCagtgggggtcctcccatgttttgtggcGGTTCTGACGActcgacgacagggatatttacaaagtgacagacgagacgaccatttatcaatgtag